TCGGGGCAGAACTTGGGCGGATGATGGGGATCCTTGGGCTCCCAGCCGCACTTGTCGCATCGGTAGAGCGGTTCGCCGGCGGGCTTTCTGGCGCCGCATTCGGGGCAGAACTTACCCTTGTTGACGTGGCCGCAGGTCGGGCAGGTCCAGCCTTCGGCCGAAGCCGGCGCGGGCTGAGGGGCGCCGCACTCCGAGCAGAACTTGCCGCGATTGCCGTCGTGTCCGCACGCGCCGCACTTCCAGCCGGCGGGAACGGGAGCCGGCGCCGGCTTCGCGGCCTGCGGGGCGGAGGCGGCGTGCTGCTGCTGCGCGCCCATGGCGAACAGATTGGCTGCGTTCATGCCGCCGGCCTGAGAGGCCATGTTCATGCCCGCGAAGGCGAACATCGGCCCCGTCGCCGTGTTGGAGGCGGCGGCGCGCATGGCGTCGGCCTGCGCCTGGCCGAGATGGGCGGCCATCATGTTGGGATTGCGGAGCACGGCGCTGCGCTGCATTTCCTTGATCATCTTCTCGTCCTCTTCGGACGCCTTGACGGAGTTCACGCCGAAAGCCACGATCTCGATGCCGCGCAGGGCGCCCCACTGTTCGGAAAGGATGTCGTTCAGCGCCTTGGCCATTTCCATGGTATGGGCGGGCAGGGAGCTGTAACGGATGCCCTGTTCGGAAAGGCGGGCGAAGGCGGGCTGCAGCGCCGTCAGCAGCTCGGTCTTGAGCTGGCTGTCGATCTGGTCGCGCGTGTAGACCTCGTTCACGTTGCCGCAGACGTTGGTGTAGAACAGCATCGGGTTGGTGATGCGGTAGGAATATTCGCCGTTGCAGCGGATGGCGATGTCGATGTCGAGGCCGATGTTGCTGTCGACGACGCGGAACGGAACGGGGTTGGCCGTGCCGTAGCGGTTGCCCATGATCTCCTTGGTGTTGAAGTAGTAGACGCGCTGCTCCTTGGGCGCTTCGCCGCCGAAGGAAATGCGCTTGCCGATGGTCTTGAAGCTTTCCTTGAGGCCGTGCCCGAGCCCGCCGTAGAAGATGCTCGGCTCGCTGGACGTGTCGTAGACGAACTCGCCCGGTTCGGCGCAGAGCTCGACGACTTTTCCCTGGTCGACGACGATCATGCACTGGCCGTCGGCCACGGAGATGATCGAGCCGTTGCTGATGATGTTGTCGCCGCCTTTGTTGTTGCCGCGCTTGCCCTTGCGTTTGTAGCCGCGTTCGACGAGCACGTCGCGTTCCATCGCGTCGCAGTAAAAGTACTCGCGCCACTGGTCGGAAAGCACGTCTCCCATGGCGCCGCCGATCGCTTTGAAAAGTCCCATTTTCAGCACCCCTCTCAGATTTCTTTCTCAAGTTTCCCCGAGAAATTATTCTTTATTAACATCATCGTAAGATTAACATAAAAAGCCGTTTCATGCACGGGGTTTTTGTCGGTTTTCGAGGCTTTCCCGCTTTTGAAAAATGAAAAACGCGCGCGGAAAAAAGGCAGCCTGATCGACGTTCTTGCCGCTATCATAAGCGCGCCGCCGCGAAAAGGCATCACCCGAAGGGGTGAAAACCGCGCCGCGTTCGTCCGCGGCGGCGCGGAAAGATTTTTTCGTCCCGCGCGGAACGAAAAAAAACGCCCCGCGAAACGTTTCGGCCTCGCGGGGCGGAAAGAACATTCCTTACTGGAGCGCGAACGGCAGTTTTTTGTAGATCACGACGACGCCGCCGGAAAAGCCGCGCGTCAGCTTTCCGTTTTCGAACTTGAGTTCGGCCTGGGCGAGCAAACTCTTGAGACTGAACGTGTAAACGCCGCTTTCGTTTGTCCACGCGCCGCAGTCGCGCCCGTCCGCGAAGACCGTGCCGTCGGAGCGGATCCAGATGGGACGGGCGTTGGCGCGGTAGTTGTCGCTGGCGATGCTCTTGGGCATTTCTTCGCCGTTTTTCGTCACGCCTGCGGGCTCCCAGCGGCCGATGAGCGGTTCGCTCTCGGCCGCCGCCGCTTCGGCCGCCAGCAGTTCGCTCATGAAAACGGACTTGAAGCGGCGCTCTTCGCCCTGGCGCGCGTAGATCACGCGCGCGCCGTCGGCGGCGAGGTTCTCGATGTGCGCGCCGCGCAGGACGAACTGATAGTTCTCGAACGTCATGACGAAGCGGTTGTTTTCGAGCTTCCACGAGCCGAACTTCTTGCCGTCGAAGAGCGTGCCGTCGGTGCGCACGGAAAGCGGCTGCAGCGGCGCGCGGGCCAGCCGGGCGGCGCGCTCGAGTTCGTCCCCCATGGCGTCTTTGCCGCCGGCGATCAGTTCCACCGGCGTCCACTCTCCGACGGCGGCGGCCAGCAGCTCGGGGTCGCTGGGGAACTCGCTGGGCAGCTTGCGGAAGACGAAGTGATAGCCGTCGGCGTCGCGGAAGTTGACGAGGCCGTTGTTCTCGACCCAGAGGCGGCCGCTGAAGTCGCCGAGCGTGTAGCCGCCCTTGCCGTCGGGCTTCCACGTCTCGTCGCGCGGCTCGAATCGGTAGGCGCCGTCCGTGCCGAAGGTGACGGTGCGCAGGCGGCCGGCGGCGGCTTCTTCCATCTCGGCGCCGGTCAGCGTGCGTCCGTTCACGCGCAGCTCGGTGGGGACCCATGTGCCGGCCAGTTTGCCGACGGCGATCAGGCGCGTCACCGCGGCGGCGTCTTTCTGCTCCTGCGCCTGGCGGCGGATGGCGGCGAAGCGCGCGTGGTATCGTTTGGCGGGGCTGTCGGCAAAGGCAATGCTGTGCAGGATGGCCATGATCTCCACGTCGGGAAGGATGCCCTTGCGCAGCAGTTCGCCGGTTTGTTCGGGCTTCAGCGCCGTCTGCGCGTCGGGGCCGAGCAGCGGGCGCTCCAGAATGGAAATGTTCATGGCGTCGCGGAATTCGTTGCCGACCGGTTCTTCCCTGCGGGGCCAGTCGGCCCACAGGATCATGTCGTACTGCGTGCCGGGGACGCGCTTGTCCTGATATTTCGACGGCGTTACGTAGAACGTGAAGGGAATGTCGTCGATCAGCGCGGACTGCAGCGTCGCGCCCGCTTTTTCCGCGGCGGCGGCGACCTTCTGCTGAAACTCTTCGGGCGAGTGGGAGTAGAGGATCTCCTGCGAGAAGCGCAGCGTCTTGGTGGTGATCCTGCCGGTCGGGGCCTTGAAGTCGAGCCAGCGGTCGGTGTCGAACGTGCCTTTCTTCCAGCCCTGCGGCAGCAGGAGCGTGGCGATCTTGCCCCGATATTCGCCGCCCGACTGGATCACTTCGGCCACGGTGACGGCGCTCCTCGCCGCGGCCGAACCTGCGGCGAGGAGCAGCGCCAGAACGAGGGCGCGCGGGATTTTCATTTTTTGTGCCTCCCCTTTAATATTTCATCGTGTGCCAGCCTTGCGAGCCGCCGTAGGCGACATCGAGGTGCACGACGGAGTCGTTCCAGATGCGGCGCAGCTCGGTCAGGCTTTTGCGCAGGCGGCGCGTGTAGACGGGACCGCCGCCGCTGGAAATGGAATCGCCGGTGTCGAAGGCGGTGGCGGCGACGTTCTTCCACGCGCGCAGGCTGCCGCCGAT
This sequence is a window from Pyramidobacter sp. YE332. Protein-coding genes within it:
- a CDS encoding SPFH domain-containing protein, translating into MGLFKAIGGAMGDVLSDQWREYFYCDAMERDVLVERGYKRKGKRGNNKGGDNIISNGSIISVADGQCMIVVDQGKVVELCAEPGEFVYDTSSEPSIFYGGLGHGLKESFKTIGKRISFGGEAPKEQRVYYFNTKEIMGNRYGTANPVPFRVVDSNIGLDIDIAIRCNGEYSYRITNPMLFYTNVCGNVNEVYTRDQIDSQLKTELLTALQPAFARLSEQGIRYSSLPAHTMEMAKALNDILSEQWGALRGIEIVAFGVNSVKASEEDEKMIKEMQRSAVLRNPNMMAAHLGQAQADAMRAAASNTATGPMFAFAGMNMASQAGGMNAANLFAMGAQQQHAASAPQAAKPAPAPVPAGWKCGACGHDGNRGKFCSECGAPQPAPASAEGWTCPTCGHVNKGKFCPECGARKPAGEPLYRCDKCGWEPKDPHHPPKFCPECGDPFDENDNINK